The following proteins are encoded in a genomic region of Cricetulus griseus strain 17A/GY chromosome 7, alternate assembly CriGri-PICRH-1.0, whole genome shotgun sequence:
- the LOC113836790 gene encoding LOW QUALITY PROTEIN: transcription factor HES-7-like (The sequence of the model RefSeq protein was modified relative to this genomic sequence to represent the inferred CDS: inserted 1 base in 1 codon): MVTRDRAENRDGPKMLKPLVEKRRRDRINRSLEELRLLLLERTRDQNLRNPKLEKAEILEFAVGYLRERSRVEPPGAPRSPGQDAEALASCYLSGFRECLLRLAAFAHDASPAARSQLFSALHGHRRPKPPRPEAVDPGLPAPRPPLDPASPILGPAALHQRPQVHQGPPSPRCAWSPSRCSPRAGDSGAPAPLTGLLPPPPLPYRQDGAPKXPPLPPPAFWRPWP; this comes from the exons ATGGTCACTCGGGATCGTGCTGAGAATAGGGACGGCCCCAAG ATGCTGAAGCCGTTGGTGGAGAAGCGGCGCCGGGACCGCATCAACCGCAGCCTGGAAGAGCTGCGGCTGCTACTGCTGGAGAGGACCAGGGACCAG AACCTCCGGAACCCGAAGCTGGAGAAAGCAGAGATATTGGAGTTCGCCGTGGGCTACTTGAGAGAGCGAAGCCGGGTGGAGCCCCCGG GGGCTCCCCGGTCCCCAGGCCAGGACGCCGAGGCGCTCGCCAGCTGCTACTTGTCGGGTTTCCGCGAGTGCCTGCTTCGCTTGGCGGCCTTCGCGCACGACGCCAGCCCGGCCGCCCGCTCCCAGCTTTTCTCCGCGCTGCACGGCCACCGGCGCCCCAAACCGCCCCGGCCAGAGGCTGTAGATCCAGGGCTCCCAGCACCGCGCCCGCCGCTGGACCCTGCTTCACCCATCCTTGGCCCCGCCGCGCTGCACCAGCGCCCCCAAGTGCACCAGGGCCCCCCTAGTCCCCGCTGCGCTTGGTCCCCATCCCGCTGCTCCCCCCGCGCCGGGGATTCCGGCGCGCCGGCGCCCCTCACCGGACTGCTGCCACCGCCGCCGCTGCCGTACAGACAAGACGGGGCGCCCA GCCCGCCACTCCCACCGCCCGCGTTTTGGAGACCTTGGCCCTGA